TATTAATATCACTTGGCAcctctaaaatttttaaaaatccctAGCCTCCCCTATAACCATCCATTTTGTAACAATCTCACCCTTGTATTATTAAAATACTCTTACAATAATCATTTAATGAGAATATCTTTCTACCAATTCTACCCTTTTTTGCTGTTTTATATTGAATTTTCTATCAATTTGATTATAATATACAAGGTTTACATATTTTgcctaaaaattttatttttcatagtGTTTTGCATAAAAATTGCTAAAGTAGCGAAGataattttgtcaattcatataGTACACAATAGTTATTAATGGTCCCATCTCATGACTAGTGCAGGACTTGagtgatatttttgaaacttcAAAGGTGTCAAATGATATTACCATAGGTttcaggagaggtttctgaattATATATCGCTAACCAAAAGGGTTAAAGGCATACACTTATACGAGTCCAAGAGGCAAAAGTATATACCTAATAATTGGAGGGTTAAAAGTCAATCAACTATATAATTCGAGTGCCATTCAAAtattttgcccaaaaaaaatagCCGGACCAATGTATGTATGATACTCTCCTAAACATAGTATTGTGGAAACAGCAAAAACATAAGAAATTTACCTTCCATGAATGATAAATATGCTGGAGCTAAACTTGCCCCGCTGCCAAGATTCATTCAACTCCGTAGTTGTTCGGGCAACTTACCTCTCTTTAATATTTTATGGTCCAAATTGGGCGGTCCCAAGATTGAAAATAAAATCTGTGATCTAATCGAAAGCGGCTGCAATATTAAACAAATTTCGGCGAGTAGCTATGAAGGACTAAAACTTATcagtatttctttttcttttttttttaaattatccaAAAGTTGTCATTAGTTGAATAGGCAAATATCTGATGCTCTTGAAGATTGAGACTTACGTGGTAGCATGTTGTTGACAGTCGTAAAGATTTAATAGTTTCAAGGAAATGTAAAGTTCCACAAATTTTTTGCATTTACCGCTATAGTGGGACAACAAAATGGACTTTACAAATTGGGCACTTTGCCAACAAAATTAGTTTGTAGTGCGACACGattttcaatttcctttaaaattaaattttggcATTATATAATCACAGATGCCCTCCCTCAAGACTTGATCCTCAAATCCTATCTGACAATTGTCCATGAAATGTTGTCCCTTGGATCAAACTTTTCCTTTGGTAGAATTAATTGTGGTATACCTATTGAGATATTCGTGCACtctgtcaattttttttcatatcttTAACTTGTAAAATATAgtacctttttttcttcttgacttGTTCATTTGTATAGACGTCCACGGCATCTCTTACTTTCTCATATATTTCGTCTCATTCGTAATGGTTAATAAGACCAAACCTAATGTTGGTAGAAGTTTCTCCACTACTCATGTGAGAGGTGACACTGTTTGAGTGATGATTTGTGTATTCCACAATTGATACGCATATGCAAGTTTTCCGGTGCCATCacaatcaaaagacaaataaattCCTTAGCACGCAAGTTCCACAAAGGTACAGTTTGAAAGTTGATTTTTTCAATCTGAAGACAAATTGCAAGCTGACAGGTGACTAAGTACCCAAGCCTAACTCGAGGATTAGGCCCTAAAGCTATCTCACTTTAGAAGAGGATCACAATTTTCTCTTGGATTCTCCACTAATGCCTCCAAATTAGATAAGGCcaagtttaaaaaaatgaatttcctTGTCAAGGTCATTTTCGGTTGTCCTTGTATGCTTGTAAAACAGTGTCATAGCTTCACCGAATAGTTAATTTCCAGGATGAAAAGTCCAGGACTTTTCATTTAATTGATTGATCTAAACAGATTAAATAACACCTCATCTTAGTTTGATCCCTACTCTATTTGCAATCTGAATTGAATGCATACCAAACAAGGTGtcctttccttcaaaatttcaatggCTTCCACAACTAAATTCATCTTACTATCTTTAACCCTCTGTGTTCTCCATCTTAACTTCTGTCATGGACAAAATGCTGTCAACGCAGGCTACTGGTTTCCAGATAGTGGAATTGAAATCTCAGACATTGATTCCACTCTTTTCACTCATCTGTTTTGTGCATTTGCTGATCTTGATCCCGAATCCAATGAAGTCACCATATCCGCCTCAAATGCTGGCCCCTTTTCACAATTCACCGAAACAGTTCAACTCAAAAACCCTTCAGTTAAAACCCTTCTATCCATTGGTGGTGGAAATTCTAATAGAGATGATTTTGCTTCAATGGCTAGTCAGCCAACTTCTCGCAAATCATTCATTGATTCTTCAATAAACTTGGCCAGAGCCAACAGTTTCCACGGTCTAGACTTGGACTGGGAATCCCCACAATCCGATCTTGAGATGACGAACTTAGGGTCACTCCTGGATGAATGGCGAGCCGCAGTGGCAACTGAGGCCCAGAACTCAGGCAAGCCACAGCTGATTTTAACAGCTGCAGTTTCATATGCATCAAAGGTGGATGGGTTATATCAATATCCTATTACATCAGTATCCAGAAGCCTGGATTGGATAAATCTTATGGCTTATGATTTTTACGCTCCAGATCGTCCAAGTACATCTACCAGGTGTCATGCTGCATTAAAGGACCCTACAGGTCAAGCTAGTGGAAGTTCTGGCATTGCAGACTGGGAAAATGCTGGAGTCGGGGCAAAGAAGTTGGTTCTGGGCATCCCATTTTACGGATATGCTTGGCGATTGGCAAACGCAAATAACCATGGGATCCTGGCTCCGGCAAACGGAGCTGCTGGTCCGGATAATGGAGCCGAGCAGTACCGAGCTATAAGGACCTTTGTAGCTCAAACCCCGGGGGCAGTTGTGGTGTATAATTCCACATATGTCTGCAATTACTGCTATGCTGGAACAACATGGATCGGTTATGATGATACTCAAACAGTTTCCACCAAGGTTTCATATGCTAAACAAAATGGACTTCTTGGGTACTTTGCTTGGCATATTGGAGCTGATGACAACTTTGCACTATCACGACAAGGTCAGTTATTGACGTGATTCCAAGATAAGCAATTCCCTGTCTGATTAGATTTATCATTTATGGAGAAAATGACCTCATACGCCCTGAAAAATTGAGTCTCTAACTGCACCTAATAATTGGCTATGGAACATTGTCCGTCGAGCTAATATTTTACTGTGCCTAGAATTGAATGTatgttttttgaaattttttcatTTACAACATTTAAGAACTACCCTTTTTAGCAAATGATATTTGCAGTCCATACATAATAATTCTCCGGTATTATACTTATTTTCATGTAATAAAATGTTAAATTGGagtgtcaaaaactatttttagagCAGAATTACCTTTTTTTCTAACTTGTTCACTTGTACATACATCCACAATATCTAAAAAATTCTACAATTCTCATCTTTGCAAGTTGTAACTAACGCCTACTTTTTACTTGAATGTAGCTAGCCAAGCATGGGCAGATGGAAGTGGTGCTGGAAGCCATTTGACGTTGCTCCTAGCAAGCCAAAAGAGAGCTGGCATTGTTGAATAATGATATCATTGCTATGTGCACTCTATCAAAAGATGAATAAATGTCTTACAGTTTGAAAATTGATGTTCATCATGTGAAGACTAATTGCAAACTGACAGGTGGCTAAATCAAGGATTAGGCCTAAGCCTTTTTGACTTAGGTAAAGGCGAAGAGAGCATAAAGAAATTGAAACAATGAAAAGAATGCGTTCCCGTGTCAAGATCATCTCTTACATTGACGGTCATAGGATAATTGATTGCCAGTATGAAAAATTCCAGGCTTTTCAATTAATTGATTGGTCTTTAGAGGGAATTGACAATCGAGACACTGATTAATGGGATATAGATTGTCAAAAATTGTTAGTTGTTAACCAAACTTTGCCCGACTGAAGTAAGGGGTTCATCACAATTTGCccataaaagataaaaaacaATAGATATCAACGGACATTATACTTTTCAACATCCTAAAAGCAtgtgaatttttgtttttttttcttccaggTTTGCCTCAGAATGATTCCTAAACAAAGGctacttcttttttttggtaataacaAAGGCTGCTTCAGCAGCCGTTAGGCCTAACATTTGGAAGATGGTCAAAGCAGCAAAAAGTctcaaaatttatcaaaactatACACAATTGGACGAGTTGATATTGGATT
The Coffea arabica cultivar ET-39 chromosome 6c, Coffea Arabica ET-39 HiFi, whole genome shotgun sequence genome window above contains:
- the LOC113693790 gene encoding class V chitinase-like, translating into MHTKQGVLSFKISMASTTKFILLSLTLCVLHLNFCHGQNAVNAGYWFPDSGIEISDIDSTLFTHLFCAFADLDPESNEVTISASNAGPFSQFTETVQLKNPSVKTLLSIGGGNSNRDDFASMASQPTSRKSFIDSSINLARANSFHGLDLDWESPQSDLEMTNLGSLLDEWRAAVATEAQNSGKPQLILTAAVSYASKVDGLYQYPITSVSRSLDWINLMAYDFYAPDRPSTSTRCHAALKDPTGQASGSSGIADWENAGVGAKKLVLGIPFYGYAWRLANANNHGILAPANGAAGPDNGAEQYRAIRTFVAQTPGAVVVYNSTYVCNYCYAGTTWIGYDDTQTVSTKVSYAKQNGLLGYFAWHIGADDNFALSRQASQAWADGSGAGSHLTLLLASQKRAGIVE